Proteins encoded within one genomic window of Gigantopelta aegis isolate Gae_Host chromosome 2, Gae_host_genome, whole genome shotgun sequence:
- the LOC121384102 gene encoding DC-STAMP domain-containing protein 2-like, whose translation MLENLEFCMKIKEDLQNIAKAKEMAIREMNGLPPVPPPWQEELRSYIVDGFHDFCCSAFCPCCKRKKPKPKKGITLTFCEKLKTEGTYENEVLKNFIGFGGGLVVSILLYYLCVLQLKLDVVVGAVIGAIVGFISCIGLAFFERFRCMTLLIIPNFFSSKGRMFLMMYATVLLINYPVLNFNHNVIVLTDSATCAQSLVMNETRELAELARAPVAGMIKDIKKMLQAIRQFAEKIKAAFRALCDALNEIKAAIVRSFGWIQSIAEECNKIMGVPYVRCTKAFDDAVSRCFDHLPPVVESICHVVTFVKQVCQVARAGQIFCVIGSLIHSFLTGLFDFDFGNIFFEWRDMFYFNVTLEYHYNFTTHQSKTFGQVRDDIVGEVKAKLDKMNRFLAFTDNIMMYMVLMVVVRSVLYRTRYLSKDNFDNRYITSNMVKINDARDAFAKEKALPLKRAEKRLYVSSFSLWLTRQEAKKMFKGIVMLVFSVVHGTFFMMCDYGLYWLLHLIQVHMEIKTHSDLPPHFALHVQGEGALADMYRTLIAVLDPTGSSGIEVDTTKCLPNPSVPDTEVYKTIYSLYLTCFILTIFEAYGLRLRHMICACYYPDRERKRAIWLYNHILVMRGSFLKFARRQLRYQNCTNKAVTRLSIRSRIIAQCPLFGKLLKLLGLHNKKVCLLCAREGVTSDYDNFEHCSTPSCDAVYCVDCFQDLKNLCTVCLNPVDYGDMSDVSEEIDSSEDEEALARRLKHVEERKERIRKMREKRRPSAVMAAFQRILHDEEGVGERTEEKSDRSGETTPDSEQEDLVADDVSVDTESSDGSYREEYDMSYQFKVSDVSDMSEEEAGPVEEEEEEDEKPRTKIDRVDMHYFDYIDSLEEEEDVKVAAPPKARSTIKWTPGQPLDPSVLEKLPPDMLEALGPEVRQMLVASTNQPQPQPQPP comes from the exons ATGTTGGAAAATCTGGAATTTTGTATGAAAATAAAGGAGGATTTGCAAAACATTGCAAAGGCCAAAGAAATGGCCATACGGGAGATGAACGGACTTCCTCCTGTTCCTCCCCCGTGGCAAGAGGAGCTCCGTTCGTACATCGTGGACGGCTTTCACGACTTCTGCTGCAGTGCCTTCTGCCCTTGCTGCAAacgcaaaaaacccaaaccgaAGAAGGGCATAACACTAACGTTCTGCGAAAAACTGAAAACCGAAGGGACGTACGAAAACGAAGTTCTGAAGAATTTCATTGGATTCGGCGGAGGACTCGTCGTCTCGATCCTCCTGTACTACCTGTGCGTGCTGCAGCTCAAGCTGGACGTCGTCGTCGGCGCTGTGATCGGGGCTATCGTCGGCTTCATCTCGTGCATCGGGCTGGCGTTCTTCGAGAGGTTTCGGTGCATGACCTTGCTCATCATACCTAACTTCTTCTCCAGCAAAGGCCGCATGTTTCTCATGATGTACGCCACCGTGCTGCTCATCAACTACCCCGTCCTCAACTTCAACCACAACGTCATCGTGCTGACGGACAGCGCCACGTGCGCCCAGAGTTTGGTGATGAACGAGACTCGAGAATTGGCCGAACTGGCCAGGGCGCCGGTCGCTGGGATGATTAAAGACATCAAGAAAATGCTACAG GCTATTCGGCAGTTTGCGGAGAAAATAAAAGCTGCATTCAGAGCCCTGTGCGACGCCCTCAACGAAATCAAGGCCGCCATAGTGAGGTCTTTCGGCTGGATCCAGAGCATCGCCGAGGAGTGCAACAAAATCATGGGCGTTCCGTACGTACGGTGCACGAAGGCGTTCGACGACGCCGTATCGCGGTGCTTCGACCACCTGCCCCCGGTCGTGGAGTCGATCTGCCACGTCGTGACGTTCGTGAAGCAGGTGTGCCAGGTGGCCCGCGCCGGACAGATCTTTTGTGTGATCGGTTCGCTCATCCACTCGTTCCTCACGGGACTGTTCGACTTCGACTTCGGCAACATCTTCTTCGAGTGGCGCGACATGTTCTACTTCAACGTGACGCTCGAGTACCACTACAACTTCACGACGCACCAGTCGAAGACGTTCGGGCAGGTGCGCGACGACATCGTGGGCGAGGTGAAGGCCAAGCTGGACAAGATGAACCGGTTCCTGGCGTTCACCGACAACATCATGATGTACATGGTCCTCATGGTGGTCGTGCGGTCCGTGCTGTACCGCACGCGCTACCTCTCCAAGGACAACTTCGACAACCGCTACATCACCAGCAACATGGTGAAGATCAACGACGCCAGGGACGCCTTCGCCAAGGAAAAGGCGTTGCCGCTGAAGCGGGCGGAGAAGCGCCTGTACGTGTCGTCGTTCTCGTTGTGGCTGACGCGACAGGAGGCGAAGAAAATGTTCAAAGGCATCGTCATGCTCGTGTTCAGCGTCGTGCACGGCACGTTCTTCATGATGTGCGACTACGGGCTCTACTGGCTGCTCCACCTCATTCAGGTTCACATGGAGATCAAGACCCACAGCGACCTGCCGCCGCACTTCGCGCTGCACGTGCAAGGCGAGGGCGCTCTGGCCGACATGTACAGGACTCTTATCGCCGTGCTCGACCCCACCGGCAGTTCGGGGATCGAGGTCGACACGACGAAATGTCTGCCCAACCCAAGCGTTCCCGACACAGAGGTCTACAAGACGATATACTCCCTCTACCTGACCTGCTTCATTCTCACCATTTTCGAAGCGTACGGGCTACGCCTGCGTCACATGATTTGCGCGTGCTACTATCCCGATCGCGAGAGAAAGCGTGCAATCTGGCTCTACAACCACATTCTAGTTATGAGAGGCAGCTTCCTCAAGTTTGCCAGGCGCCAGCTGAGGTATCAGAACTGTACGAACAAAGCCGTGACGAGGCTGAGCATCCGCAGTCGAATCATCGCCCAGTGCCCCTTGTTCGGCAAGTTACTTAAGCTTCTCGGCCTCCACAACAAGAAAGTGTGCCTGCTGTGTGCCAGAGAAGGAGTGACGTCCGACTATGATAATTTCGAGCACTGCTCGACGCCTTCTTGCGACGCGGTCTACTGCGTGGACTGTTTTCAGGACCTAAAGAACCTGTGCACCGTGTGCCTGAACCCCGTGGACTACGGCGACATGTCTGACGTTAGCGAGGAGATCGACTCGAGCGAGGACGAGGAGGCCCTGGCGCGGAGACTCAAACACGTAGAGGAGAGAAAGGAACGAATACGAAAGATGAGAGAGAAGCGGCGACCCAGCGCAGTGATGGCCGCCTTCCAGAGAATACTGCACGACGAAGAGGGCGTCGGAGAAAGAACAGAAGAAAAGAGCGATCGTTCAGGGGAAACTACTCCCGACAGCGAGCAAGAGGACCTGGTCGCCGACGACGTTTCGGTGGACACTGAAAGCAGTGATGGAAGCTACCGCGAGGAGTACGACATGTCGTACCAGTTTAAGGTGAGTGACGTCAGCGACATGTCGGAGGAAGAGGCTGGTCCAgtagaggaagaagaagaagaggatgAGAAGCCGAGGACGAAGATCGATCGCGTAGACATGCACTACTTCGACTACATTGACAGTCTGGAAGAAGAGGAGGATGTCAAGGTCGCGGCGCCGCCCAAGGCCAGGTCCACGATAAAGTGGACGCCTGGACAACCTCTGGACCCCAGCGTGCTGGAGAAGTTGCCACCGGACATGTTGGAGGCGTTGGGACCGGAAGTACGTCAGATGTTAGTTGCGAGCACAaaccaaccccaaccccaacctcAACCCCCGTGA